One Fictibacillus halophilus genomic window, TTTCTTGACGATCACCCCAGAATCCTACGGCAAGTCCTGCTAGATAAGCGGCACCAAGCGCTGTCGTTTCATTGATTTCCGGACGCTCAACAGGAACGTTTAAGATATCGCTTTGGAACTGCATCAAGAAGTTGTTCTTCACCGCTCCGCCATCAACACGAAGCTTCTTCAACTCGATGCCAGAGTCTGCTTCCATCGCTGTTAACACATCAGCTGTTTGATACGCTAATGATTCAAGTGTCGCACGAACGAAGTGTTCTTTTTCTGTACCGCGTGTGAGTCCAAAGATCGCGCCGCGTGCTTCTGAATCCCAATATGGAGTTCCGAGCCCTACGAATGCTGGCACAACATAAACGCCATCTGTTGATGCAACGCGCTCTGCATAATCTTCACTGTCTGCCGCATCTTTTAACATGCGAAGTCCGTCGCGCAGCCATTGAATGGCAGATCCTGCAACAAAGATACTTCCTTCAAGTGCGTACTCGACTTTCCCGTCCACACCCCAAGCGATTGTCGTTAAGAGGCCATGCTCAGACTTAACTGCTTTTTCTCCTGTGTTCATAAGCATGAAACAGCCTGTTCCATACGTGTTCTTCGCCATTCCTTTTTCAAAACAAGCTTGTCCGAAAAGTGCCGCTTGCTGATCGCCCGCAATACCTGCGATCGGAATATTTTTACCGAAGAAATGATAATCGATCGTTTCACCGTATACTTCTGATGACGATTTAACTTCTGGCAGCATGGATTTCGGAACGCCTAAGATTTCTAGAAGCTCGTCATCCCACTTTAGATCGTAAATGTTGTACATGAGTGTACGAGATGCGTTGGAATAGTCTGTTACGTGCGCTCTTCCGCCTGTTAGCTTCCAAACCAGCCACGTGTCGATCGTTCCGAATAATAGATCACCGTTTTCCGCTTTTTCACGAGCACCGTCAACGTTATCAAGGATCCATTTTACTTTTGTTCCGGAGAAGTAAGCGTCGATCAATAATCCTGTTTTATCACGGAATTTATCGTTTAAGCCTTGAGATTTCAGTTCATCACAGATCTCAGCGGTTTGACGAGACTGCCAAACGATCGCGTTGTGAACAGGTTTTCCCGTGTTCTTGTCCCAAACGACCGTTGTTTCACGCTGGTTCGTGATTCCAATTGAAGCGATTTCGCCTGGGTCTGTATCTGTTTTTGAAAGAACTTCAGCAACTACTGCTAAGATCGTTCCCCAGATTTCTTGTGCATCATGTTCTACCCAGCCTGGCTTCGGGAAGTGCTGCTTGAATTCCTTTTGTGAGATCTCAACGACTTCTCCTGCTTTGTTAAAAAGAATCGCTCTTGAGCTTGTCGTTCCTTGATCGAGTGCAATGATATATTTCTTTTCCATACGTAAACCCTCCCAAATTGGTTTGTTGTTATTGTTTTAGTTTTCTATTTGATCTCCATGAGGCAGTGCTTGTGTGCCTTTACTTCCTAAGAAGAATGTTATGGCGAAAATCGCTACTGATACCACTGTCCATATCCAGAATAATGTTGTAACTTTCCCTGTAAAAACAGCTTGGTAGAACAATGCTCCGAAAACGCCTCCGAGCACTGGTCCTACAACCGGAATCCACGAGTACGTCCAGTTTGATCCGCCTTTACCTGGAATAGGCAAGATGAAATGCGCGATTCTTGGACCTAGGTCACGTGCCGGGTTGATCGCATATCCAGTTGGTCCACCAAGTGACAACCCGATCGCTACGATTAAGAATCCGACGATCAGTGGATTCAAGCCATCTGAAAATTTATTCGCTCCGATTGACAATAATCCTACTAGTAAAACCGCAGTTCCAATAAATTCTGATAAAAGATTCGAAAACGTATGCGGAATTGCAGGGTCCGTTGAAAAAACTCCTAATTTTACCGCTGGATCATCTGTTGCTTTCCAGTGCGGCAGGAAGTGGAAGTAGACGACCATTCCTCCTAAGATACCGCCGATCATTTGTGCAAGAATATAAGCTGGTACATCTGCCCAAGCAAATTCACCGATTGAAGCAAGACCGAGTGTAACGGCTGGGTTAAGATGTGCACCACTAAAGCTTCCGACTGCATATACCGCCATCGCAACGGCTAGTCCCCAAGCAAGTGCGACAACAATCCAGCCTCCACCTTGGGCTTTTGATTTATTCAAGGAAACGTTTGCAACAACGCCCCCGCCAAATATGATTAGAATCATTGTTCCTATCAGTTCTGCCATAAATGTTGACATGTATTTTCCTCCTTTTATGCAATCGCTATCAATTATAAGTGCAAGCATGTGAACGGATTTCATCAAAAAAAGACCCAGCAAAAGATACCTATAGTTTTGCTATAAGTAACCCCTGTGGATCTCCATGTTCTCCGTCACGTTTATGAACTTGTCTCTATTATAACAAGGATGAAAACGTTGTCAAACGTTATTTCACAAGAACATTAAATCCACAATTCAGGGTTTGAAGTCGTCACAGCTTCTGCACCTGCTTCAAGTGCTTCCATCACATTCACTTTTGTACGAATCAATCCACCAGCAATTACAGGAATACCGGCTTGCTCGCTCACTTCTCTTATTATTTCCGGCATGATGCCTGGCAAAACCTCTAAATAGTCTGGCTGAGCACGTTCAATGACTTTATAACTCGTTTCAAGTGCTAATGAATCCAATAAAAACAAACGTTGAACGGCGATCATGTTCTTCTTTTTTGCACGCATGATGCAGTTAGAACGCGTAGAAATGATCCCAGCTGGCTTCATTTCCTGTGCTAAAAAATCGACCGCATATTCGTTTGCCTTCAATCCGTTAATCAGATCGAGATGAACCAAAACCTTCTTTTTTCTTTCATTGGCCATCGCAATCATAAATTTCAGCTGACTGATATGCGTATCCAAACATACGATATATGTGTATTTGCTATTCAGCAGCTTTTCAAAATCCTTCATCTTTCTCGCTGCCGGCAAAACTTTTTGTCCGTGGAAGCTCATCCTGCACACTCCTTACAATCTTATCATTCACCAGATCTCACAATTTATTGCAAACCCTAAAGAAACCGCCTTTTTTACATATTAAGTGATAATAACACATACAACTACTGACGGACGAGCATTTAATAGTATATAGCTTTTACAAAGAGCTATATTTCTTAGGACACTTCCTTAGCTTGAGG contains:
- the glpK gene encoding glycerol kinase GlpK translates to MEKKYIIALDQGTTSSRAILFNKAGEVVEISQKEFKQHFPKPGWVEHDAQEIWGTILAVVAEVLSKTDTDPGEIASIGITNQRETTVVWDKNTGKPVHNAIVWQSRQTAEICDELKSQGLNDKFRDKTGLLIDAYFSGTKVKWILDNVDGAREKAENGDLLFGTIDTWLVWKLTGGRAHVTDYSNASRTLMYNIYDLKWDDELLEILGVPKSMLPEVKSSSEVYGETIDYHFFGKNIPIAGIAGDQQAALFGQACFEKGMAKNTYGTGCFMLMNTGEKAVKSEHGLLTTIAWGVDGKVEYALEGSIFVAGSAIQWLRDGLRMLKDAADSEDYAERVASTDGVYVVPAFVGLGTPYWDSEARGAIFGLTRGTEKEHFVRATLESLAYQTADVLTAMEADSGIELKKLRVDGGAVKNNFLMQFQSDILNVPVERPEINETTALGAAYLAGLAVGFWGDRQEIADKWKVDKDFDVNMKEEERKELYDGWKKAVEATIAYKPKA
- a CDS encoding MIP/aquaporin family protein, with amino-acid sequence MSTFMAELIGTMILIIFGGGVVANVSLNKSKAQGGGWIVVALAWGLAVAMAVYAVGSFSGAHLNPAVTLGLASIGEFAWADVPAYILAQMIGGILGGMVVYFHFLPHWKATDDPAVKLGVFSTDPAIPHTFSNLLSEFIGTAVLLVGLLSIGANKFSDGLNPLIVGFLIVAIGLSLGGPTGYAINPARDLGPRIAHFILPIPGKGGSNWTYSWIPVVGPVLGGVFGALFYQAVFTGKVTTLFWIWTVVSVAIFAITFFLGSKGTQALPHGDQIEN
- a CDS encoding glycerol-3-phosphate responsive antiterminator; this translates as MSFHGQKVLPAARKMKDFEKLLNSKYTYIVCLDTHISQLKFMIAMANERKKKVLVHLDLINGLKANEYAVDFLAQEMKPAGIISTRSNCIMRAKKKNMIAVQRLFLLDSLALETSYKVIERAQPDYLEVLPGIMPEIIREVSEQAGIPVIAGGLIRTKVNVMEALEAGAEAVTTSNPELWI